The sequence attTAACACCTGAAGGTGACAGCACTGTGGGCCTTACAAATTTTACTCAGACACATAGTGCTTTTATAACACAAAAGAAGCCGTTTCGCATCTTACAGTTGGCGCGGCCTCTCCACAAACACTATCACGTGGGACACCCCAGCACCCCTTCCACGCAGGTAGGGCAGGATTTCTATTCACCCTTTTCTATGGAGAGGAAACCCAAATGtttggagaagttaagtaacttccccaaggtctCTCGCTTCTAGTGGCTAAGTGTTGACTCAGACCCGGGGCTGCTCTTCCCAGCCCATCACACTGACCccaagcccccagccctgccctcacctcTTTCTGGGCCACCTGGAAGGGGATGGCCTTGCGCATGTGCTGCCTGGTGATGCCGCTCCAGCGAGTGCGGTAGTCCACGATGGGCATCTCAGGCTGGATGTACTTGTCGTAGAGGACCTCGCCGTAGTAACTCACCACGGAGCAGCGGGCCAGCTCACTCACCCGCCCTCGGGGTCCCGTGCCCACCATCTCACAGTCGATAGCCACGCACTTGCTGGGCAAGGGCCCAGCAGATTCTCTGGGGGTGGGCTTTCTGCTGCATGGGGCACCTCCAGATTCAGCCCTTGGACGCTGCCTCACACTACTGGCGGCTTCGGTGCCTGGGGAGGATCCTGGCTCCGGGGGTGTGCTCCACAACCCATGCTCCTGCAGCAAGGCCTTCCGGGCCAGGAACCGCTGGTGCTGTCGGCtcttcctcttgtgtttcctccgaAGCACATCCTTGGCATTCAGGCTGGCCAGGGAAGGGCACAGGCACTGGGCAGACTCTGGAGCTTCCCGGGCCACCATCCCAATCAGCTCACCGCTCAGGGCAAGGGAGGTCTGGGAGGTAATCTGCCTACGGGGCAGCAGCCTGGGGAGAGAACACATAGGGCAGAGGGGCTGAGTGAGGAGTGTCCcaggccagccctgcccctccatccctctcttcctccctccctgcagtgCTCTACTGCCAGGCTGCCCCAGAGCCCTACACTTTGTCTCAGCATCCCAGATGGAGTCAAGGACCTATTTCAATAATAATTGCACTCATACAATTGATACCACCTGCAAAGCCACTgttttaagtactttacatgGAATTACTCAATCTTCCCAACAACTTGAACAAAGCATTATTATCCTCATATTACAGGTacaaaaactgaggcatagaggttaagtaacttgcccaattaATACATAGACAAAGGCTGATGTGAACCCAGAATCCATGCTCTCAACCTCCAAGCCATAGCTTACCTCCAATACCATTAGCATCAAAACATTTTAGAGGTACGgctatgagaaaataaaggttACAGAAACGGCATATATAtgatatcttattttaaaaaaacaaaaacaaaaactttatgaAATGTGAACGCAAGACGCACAGCAAAacctggagaaaatatttcacagGAAACCCACAATAGTTGTATTTTTGGTATGTGTTAACTAAAATGATGTAATCTAGTAAATGACTTTCTTCTAATTCACTCATCACAACACTGTCTACAAACATTTAAATACAGTTGGACATGTAGTTTAATCACTGAAGCCTACAGGCACTGGTGTGCTGGTAAACCAGCTCAActctaaaagagaaagagaaaaagcccTGACATATAGTGCTGCAGATTCCTGTGGTACCTCCCACAAGCTCTCCATCCCTGAACGGTGGGTTGTAAAGAGATGCTGTCACACACCACTGTCATAGGAAATATTTGTTGCTCACATGGGTTTGCAAATCCCATGCAATAAGGATGGCATCTTCCCAACAGTGAAGGATGTAGCTTGGAAAACCTCATCTTGTTTGCTGTACTAAGTCAGCCAGTATGTTTTGAACACACCAGAAAACCAGCGCTTTGAAGTAGACAGAGCAGGGGCTAACTCAGCTCTGTATAAGTTACCTAACCAGAGCTTCAGGTTCTTTGCATGTAAAATGGCCCTACTACCCTTCCCGTGTGAAGAGGAAAAGGCACAATCCATGTGTGCTAGGAtctgcatatattttttaaaattattattctttatttttttaaattctattgaagtatagtttatttacaatgctgttaatttctgctgtacagcaaagggactcagttacacgtatatatacattctttttcacagtcttttccattatggtttatcacaggatactgaatatagttccctgtgctatacagtaggaccttgttgttcatccattctatacataatagtttgcatctactaatcccaaactcctaatccttcccttccccaccctattattattaagaatactaactattaaaaaaaaaaagaatactaattATTACAGTCATTTGGTTCATTAATCTGTCTTTAGTCAAGACTATATACCTTGATGTAGCCTTTAAAATCCTTACAGATGACCAATTTTagttgcatctgtattcatgaaAATGCTATTTCCTAGTACATCTGGGTAAAATTTAGCTGCTCATCCTTAACTCCTGAATCAACTATTTTTAATAGGAACAAAGGGATTTTCTGTGGAGTCAGCAGTGTCATGTCCCAAGTTTCCCTTGGTTAGTGTATATTTGGACTGTGGCCAAATCCCCATTAAACTGCATATCTGCATATATTATATGCTccctgcatatatatatatatatttaaaggactttatctttttattgtttgccttttatttatttatttattttggctgagcagcatgcgggatctcagttccccaaccagggatcaaacccctacaccctgcattggaagcatgaagtcttaaccactggactgccagagaagtcccttttgCCTCTTtaataatttgcttttttattttattttacttatttattcattcattcactcatttttgGTCACGCGGCTTGCgcgaccttagttccccaaccagggactgaatccgggccatccatccacccatccatccatccatccattcatttatggccacccggcttgcgggatcttagttccccaaccagggattgaacccaggccacggcagtggaagcgccgagtcctaaccactggaccaccggggaattccctccTGGCGTGTATTATATGCTCCCTTTCCCCCAGAGGTAAAGACTCCTGCTCATGGTTGGTAACCAGTTCTTCCCAGGCCAGAGCTGCCTCAGCCTGGACTCCCAACCcacaggccttcctcctgcctcccttcccaCTCACATCCCCCCTACCCTTTCTacatcctccaggaagcccttctGGAACAATCCTCCGGGTTGCACAGGCCAATGTCACACTGAGGCCTCTGGGGTCCCAACTGTGGCAAGAGCTGGGCAGAGAGTTACAAAGAAAGATCCTGGACTCCAAGAGTTGAGTCTCACTGCAGAGACAGAAACGGAGCAGAAGGCGTGTGAAGGGCTGCGTGAGAAGTGCCAGGGAAGCAGGACAGGCTGAAGAGGTTAAGTCTGCGTGAACGTGGAACAGTAGTCCTCCAGGTAGAAGGGAGAGGAATCAGTGGACATGTTAGGGGCAAAGGCCTGAAAAAAGTACCCCACCTTCAGCCTGATGCCATTTGGGCGTAAGGCACAAGGTAGGGCTGGCTGGAGGAACTGCCCCTGTCCGCTTTTTACCACTCCACCTTCTGTCCGCACTCTGGGAAGCCCATCACACCCTGGTGGCTTTTCCTACCCCAAGGTGGTGTCCCTATACTGGTCTCGGCGGGTCAAGCGAGGGAGCCCCAAAGGCACCTAGGGAGGTCACTGAAAGTGACCTTCTCAGGCACAGTAGCCCTGACCCCGGACAATTACAGTCTAACTGGGGAGCAAAGAAGTTCACCCCTCTCTGCTCTGGCAGCACAATCAGAGAATTTACTGCACTCTTCAAAGTCAATAGTTACATACAGCCTACCTCAGAGCAAGCACTCTGAAGGCAGGGAGAGAGCTTTGTTTGTCTCTGTCCCTTCCCCTACAGCCAGCCCGGGACCTGGCATGGAGCGGATCCTCTCCAGAAGCTGACACCAGGCCTGCTATCTGCCAGACTGTGGGGATTACAGAGCTGGAAGTGACCACATCCTCAGGGAACTCTGGTTTGGTCGGGAGAGAGATAGTCAGAAACTTACAAGAGTGTGCTCAGGATgggagcaatggacaaaggacccATGCCTGAGTCACCAGGCCAGgtatttaaaaagcagaagcGCTAGGTTAGAAAAACCCTGGCAGTGGAGGGGACACTTTGAAGGGTTTCAGAAAGATCCACCAGGGAGCCCGGGAAGGGAAGGGCATCCAGactgaaaaaaacacagaaacaaagtcCAGGAGGCAAAGCACATACATTGTGGGAAAGCAAGGAGTTTGGTGCAGCAATTGGAAAGCAAGGAGGTAAGGGGCGAGGAGATGGGTGCGGTGTGGACAGTGAGAAAGAACTGTTCCTGGAGAGTGGTAAAAGTTTGGGCTTAATCCAGAGGTGGATGGGAACCAATCTCCCTAGAGTTCTAGCGCGAGGGGGATCACAACTGCCATATAGGAAGAGACCTGGAGAACATACGAATCTGCGCAATAGCAGCAGAGACTAAGAGAAATGGGAGGGGAGATGAACTGCCATTTGGTGATGCCTGGGCCAGGGGGAGGCACGGTGACCCATCCTGCCTCACCCTCCCTCTGCTTGCTTATCCCTTCCCCAAGAagtcttctcctttttaaaaggGCTCTTAACTGTAATCACCTTCTTCATATTGACAAGTCACATATTAAGGCTGACAAATACAGAACCTCAATTTGTCTCAGCCCAGTAATGGGGAGGCCTAAGAAGACAGAGACCCACTAATAACTGACTTTTGTAGGGGAGGAGGGCCCTTTCCCTTCTCTGAGACGGCTAAGGACCCTACAGGTCAGGAGCTGAGGCCAGG comes from Balaenoptera ricei isolate mBalRic1 chromosome 2, mBalRic1.hap2, whole genome shotgun sequence and encodes:
- the AEN gene encoding apoptosis-enhancing nuclease isoform X1, with the protein product MCSLPRLLPRRQITSQTSLALSGELIGMVAREAPESAQCLCPSLASLNAKDVLRRKHKRKSRQHQRFLARKALLQEHGLWSTPPEPGSSPGTEAASSVRQRPRAESGGAPCSRKPTPRESAGPLPSKCVAIDCEMVGTGPRGRVSELARCSVVSYYGEVLYDKYIQPEMPIVDYRTRWSGITRQHMRKAIPFQVAQKEILRLLKGKVLVGHALHNDFQALKYIHPRGQTRDTTYVPSLLSQPSLHARTRVSLKDLALQLLHKKIQVGQHGHSSVEDAVTAMELYRLVEVQWEQQEASSLQPHPEDREPDSSTDMEQYMEDQYWPEDPAQGASRGTGEAPGRTE
- the AEN gene encoding apoptosis-enhancing nuclease isoform X2; its protein translation is MVAREAPESAQCLCPSLASLNAKDVLRRKHKRKSRQHQRFLARKALLQEHGLWSTPPEPGSSPGTEAASSVRQRPRAESGGAPCSRKPTPRESAGPLPSKCVAIDCEMVGTGPRGRVSELARCSVVSYYGEVLYDKYIQPEMPIVDYRTRWSGITRQHMRKAIPFQVAQKEILRLLKGKVLVGHALHNDFQALKYIHPRGQTRDTTYVPSLLSQPSLHARTRVSLKDLALQLLHKKIQVGQHGHSSVEDAVTAMELYRLVEVQWEQQEASSLQPHPEDREPDSSTDMEQYMEDQYWPEDPAQGASRGTGEAPGRTE